A portion of the Manihot esculenta cultivar AM560-2 chromosome 2, M.esculenta_v8, whole genome shotgun sequence genome contains these proteins:
- the LOC110608563 gene encoding pentatricopeptide repeat-containing protein At4g33170, translating to MVTSQMCSSRPHSQTLSTIIPSYGQFYVDLLRKCLESSNLLRGRAIHAKLFKILLPSVYLHNHLLNFYAKCGRLNYALKLFDQMCERNVVSWSAIISGFVQHGCSHQALSLFSRMQHDSMVAPNEFTVVSALHACSLSENPIHLYQMYGLIVRLGFESNVFVVNAFVTALIRHGKLLEAKEVFEGCPNKDTVSWNAMMSGFLKHSYFQLPSFWYQMISEGFKPDHFTFATVFTGLASIFDLSMGLQVHGQLVKSGHGADICVGNSLCDMYMKNWRVSDGSKAFHEMTCADVRSYTQMAANYLHCGNPGKALELLTEMLKMGLMPNKFTLATAFNACADLPSLEDGKRFHGLRIKLGSQVDICVDNALLDMYAKSGCMDESWVVFNSMPNRSVVSWTAMIMGCAQNGQAREALEFFDDMRMEGVEPNHITFICVLYACSQGGFIDEGRKYFSSMAKDHRISPGEDHYACMVNLLGRAGHIREAEELILRMPFKPGVLVWQTLLGACELHGEMEIGKRAAKRAIDLDGIDPSSYVLLSNMFAGLKNWESVRMLRKLMENRDVKKVPGSSWIEVENVCSVNPA from the coding sequence ATGGTTACTAGCCAGATGTGCAGCTCAAGGCCGCATTCACAAACTTTAAGCACTATTATTCCCTCGTATGGCCAATTTTACGTTGACCTCTTGCGCAAATGCTTGGAATCCTCCAACTTACTCCGTGGAAGAGCCATTCATGCCAAGCTCTTCAAAATCCTTCTTCCTTCCGTGTACCTCCATAACCACCTTCTGAACTTTTATGCCAAATGTGGACGGCTAAACTATGCTCTCAAGCTGTTCGACCAAATGTGTGAGAGGAATGTCGTTTCCTGGTCCGCCATTATTTCTGGTTTTGTGCAACATGGTTGTTCCCACCAagctctttctttattttcccgTATGCAGCATGATTCTATGGTAGCCCCCAACGAGTTTACAGTCGTTAGTGCGCTCCATGCTTGCTCCTTATCAGAGAATCCGATCCATTTGTACCAAATGTATGGGCTTATCGTTCGATTAGGATTTGAATCCAATGTGTTTGTGGTCAATGCATTTGTAACAGCTCTGATTCGGCATGGAAAGCTGTTAGAGGCTAAAGAAGTTTTTGAAGGGTGTCCAAATAAGGATACCGTGTCTTGGAATGCAATGATGTCCGGGTTCTTGAAGCATTCTTATTTCCAATTACCGAGTTTTTGGTATCAGATGATTTCTGAGGGCTTCAAGCCCGATCACTTCACTTTTGCTACCGTATTTACTGGATTGGCTTCTATTTTTGATCTCAGCATGGGTTTGCAAGTCCATGGACAGCTTGTAAAGAGTGGTCATGGTGCTGATATTTGTGTTGGAAACTCTTTGTGTGATATGTACATGAAGAACTGGAGGGTGTCTGATGGTTCCAAGGCTTTTCATGAAATGACTTGTGCAGATGTGCGCTCTTATACTCAGATGGCTGCTAATTATCTACACTGTGGGAATCCAGGCAAAGCACTTGAACTTCTTACTGAGATGCTGAAGATGGGTTTGATGCCCAACAAGTTCACTCTTGCCACCGCATTCAATGCTTGTGCGGACTTGCCTTCCTTGGAGGATGGGAAAAGGTTCCATGGCCTAAGAATCAAACTTGGTTCTCAGGTTGATATCTGTGTGGATAATGCTTTACTTGATATGTATGCAAAATCTGGATGCATGGATGAATCATGGGTTGTTTTTAATTCAATGCCTAATCGATCTGTTGTTTCATGGACAGCCATGATTATGGGTTGTGCACAAAATGGTCAAGCTAGAGAAGCTCTGGAGTTTTTTGATGATATGAGAATGGAAGGTGTAGAACCAAATCATATCACCTTCATTTGTGTGCTTTATGCATGTAGCCAAGGAGGGTTTATTGATGAAGGGCGGAAATATTTCTCCTCCATGGCTAAGGACCATAGAATCTCCCCAGGAGAAGATCACTATGCGTGTATGGTGAATCTACTCGGCCGTGCTGGGCATATTAGGGAAGCTGAGGAATTGATCTTAAGAATGCCATTTAAACCAGGTGTGCTTGTTTGGCAGACATTACTCGGTGCTTGTGAGCTTCATGGGGAGATGGAAATTGGAAAGAGAGCAGCAAAGCGTGCAATTGATTTGGATGGAATTGACCCTTCAAGTTATGTTTTGTTGTCTAACATGTTTGCTGGTCTGAAGAATTGGGAAAGTGTGAGGATGTTGAGAAAACTAATGGAGAATAGGGATGTGAAGAAGGTGCCTGGATCCAGTTGGATTGAAGTAGAAAATGTTTGCTCTGTTAATCCAGCTTGA
- the LOC110607516 gene encoding transmembrane protein 18 yields the protein MEELRSAMEDHMEQMADLVQKLSSELRSGLRPAYENFMGFFHAIDWTEPWLMGLMAFHIALLIVAILSRKHINFQMFLFLLALGGVYFAERLNKILGDNWKSFASQNYFDPHGIFLSTLWSGPLLVIAIIILMNSLFSLCYLIVRWKRAELRHRARLSHNKQD from the exons ATGGAGGAGTTAAGATCGGCTATGGAAGATCACATGGAGCAAATGGCGGATCTCGTCCAGAAACTCTCTTCGGAACTCCGGTCTGGCCTTCGACCCGCCTACGAGAATTTCATGGGATTCTTCCACGCGATCGATTGGACG GAGCCTTGGCTAATGGGTTTAATGGCATTTCATATTGCTTTGCTGATAGTGGCCATCTTGTCAAGAAAACACATCAACTTCCAGATGTTCTTGTTTCTCTTAGCTT TGGGTGGTGTATACTTCGCTGAGAGGCTGAATAAAATTCTGGGTGACAACTGGAAGAGTTTTGCAAGCCAGAATTATTTTGATCCACATGGAATCTTTCTTTCAACACTCTGGTCTGGGCCTCTTCTCGTCATTGCAATCATTATTTTG ATGAACAGTCTCTTTTCCTTGTGTTACCTGATTGTTAGATGGAAAAGGGCTGAACTTAGACACCGTGCTAGGCTGTCTCATAACAAACAGGATTGA